The Williamsoniiplasma somnilux genome includes a window with the following:
- a CDS encoding alpha/beta hydrolase: MNIENSMFAKAMISMWNSHFARTVYKREDGKDIKINIIDMFNWNPTNFDSNKKMGIKEVKNPTASIFLSSKDNLKIAASIWLNPKPTKKWIVGIHGYNSTRFDVLYLTWHYRELGYNIITFDFRNHGASGIDIVSWGYKEKWDLMAVINWLIKSYSVQEIGLVGTSMGAFTMNYFILSEPELIKKANIKWGISDSSYMSVPELLKKMVFSNAPKILGGYAKETLKTMLKIYKQEYNVDLTRLDFISLIKPDDKHPPILYLHNRYDRITNSMDSFRMCNIKNSMENSEENEVKIFDGKHHTKAIIEDQEIYKEITLKFVKKHQK; this comes from the coding sequence TTAAATATCGAAAATTCAATGTTTGCAAAAGCTATGATTTCAATGTGAAATTCTCACTTTGCAAGAACAGTTTATAAACGCGAAGATGGAAAAGATATTAAAATAAACATTATTGATATGTTTAATTGAAATCCAACCAATTTTGATTCTAATAAAAAAATGGGGATCAAAGAAGTTAAAAATCCAACAGCAAGTATTTTTCTTTCTTCAAAAGACAATTTAAAAATAGCTGCATCAATTTGGTTAAATCCTAAGCCAACAAAAAAATGAATAGTAGGAATTCATGGTTATAACTCTACACGTTTTGATGTTTTGTATTTAACATGACATTACCGTGAACTTGGATATAATATTATAACTTTTGATTTTCGTAATCATGGAGCAAGTGGAATTGATATAGTTAGTTGAGGATATAAAGAAAAATGAGATTTAATGGCGGTTATTAATTGGTTAATTAAATCTTATAGCGTTCAAGAAATCGGCTTAGTCGGGACAAGCATGGGTGCATTTACAATGAATTATTTTATATTGTCTGAACCCGAACTAATAAAAAAGGCAAATATTAAATGAGGAATCTCTGATTCTTCATACATGTCTGTTCCCGAGCTATTAAAAAAAATGGTTTTTTCGAATGCCCCCAAAATTTTAGGTGGTTATGCTAAAGAAACTTTAAAAACAATGTTAAAAATTTACAAACAAGAATATAATGTAGACTTAACTAGATTGGATTTTATTTCTTTAATTAAGCCAGATGATAAACATCCTCCGATTCTTTACTTGCATAATAGATATGATAGAATTACAAATTCTATGGATAGCTTTAGAATGTGTAACATCAAAAATAGTATGGAAAATTCTGAAGAAAATGAAGTAAAAATTTTTGATGGCAAACATCATACAAAAGCAATAATCGAGGATCAAGAAATTTATAAAGAAATAACCTTAAAATTTGTTAAAAAACATCAAAAATAG
- a CDS encoding ATP-binding cassette domain-containing protein, which yields MLDDNSKIQPVVELYNITKIFNKTNWAIKKISLTINRGDCLAIMGNNGSGKSVLGKLIGNQISQTSGTIDYFFEEDNIFRAIGYQGREQTWPGGFTVKDIYRLYSTIYNVRDQEWINKLMDTFEIQFIFHKTLSKLNIISLQLFAMFLAMLHKPELVIIDEFSATIGFETRFKIVNLLKEYTNDGGSVVVVYPDDFVLNSICNRIILLNNGEIEEDLKISEVINDFGSTFEFVKKSAERIKVNKYKKKIDPNLKSLINKYNSLYTDLNVKFQNLVINESDLKTKNLAVDIKNNLYYVNLSRELLIETFSVNLTSDSVKVAKINFIKTKKSLQKLLKKLNTYNSASATKFINLPIFLKSLINIDYFIENKIIHALEGDALLSLEESDDVDTSISDRKKLKSLKKKYIKEEMKIIKLERKKSKRRKQLEAMSIEKRDELKNQLINEQIKYENEINATSQEAVIDTLENDSKTLKENSSELENNKTQLLVDILQTKIEDNANKIKELEEIIEKENNVSEEIK from the coding sequence ATGCTAGATGATAACTCAAAAATTCAACCCGTTGTAGAACTTTACAACATCACAAAGATTTTTAATAAAACCAATTGAGCGATTAAAAAAATTAGTTTAACTATTAATAGAGGCGATTGCTTGGCGATTATGGGCAATAACGGATCGGGTAAGTCTGTTTTAGGAAAATTAATTGGTAATCAAATTTCTCAAACATCAGGAACTATTGATTATTTCTTTGAAGAAGATAATATCTTTAGAGCAATTGGTTATCAAGGAAGAGAACAAACTTGACCCGGAGGTTTTACCGTTAAAGATATTTATCGATTGTATTCAACAATTTATAATGTCAGAGATCAAGAGTGGATTAATAAGCTTATGGATACTTTTGAAATACAATTTATTTTTCATAAAACTTTAAGTAAATTAAATATTATTAGTTTGCAATTATTTGCAATGTTTTTGGCAATGTTGCATAAACCTGAGTTAGTAATAATTGATGAATTTTCAGCAACAATTGGTTTTGAAACTAGATTTAAAATAGTTAATTTATTAAAAGAATATACTAATGATGGTGGTTCGGTTGTTGTAGTTTATCCAGATGATTTTGTTCTAAATTCAATTTGCAATCGTATAATTCTTTTGAATAATGGAGAAATAGAGGAAGATTTAAAAATTAGTGAAGTTATTAATGACTTTGGTTCGACATTTGAATTTGTTAAAAAATCAGCAGAAAGAATCAAAGTTAATAAATATAAAAAGAAAATTGATCCAAATTTAAAATCATTAATAAATAAATATAACTCTTTATATACGGATCTGAATGTAAAATTCCAAAATTTAGTAATTAATGAAAGTGATTTAAAAACTAAAAATTTAGCAGTTGATATTAAAAATAATTTATATTATGTTAATTTAAGTAGAGAATTATTAATAGAAACTTTTTCAGTAAATCTTACAAGCGATTCTGTCAAAGTTGCAAAAATAAATTTCATTAAAACTAAAAAATCTCTTCAGAAACTTTTAAAAAAATTAAACACTTACAATAGCGCTTCTGCTACAAAGTTTATTAATTTACCAATTTTCTTAAAAAGTTTAATTAATATTGATTATTTTATTGAAAATAAAATAATTCACGCCTTAGAAGGTGATGCACTTTTATCGCTTGAAGAATCAGATGATGTGGACACTTCAATAAGCGACCGCAAAAAACTAAAATCTCTTAAGAAAAAATATATAAAAGAAGAAATGAAAATAATCAAATTAGAACGTAAAAAAAGCAAAAGACGTAAGCAATTAGAAGCTATGTCAATTGAAAAAAGAGATGAACTTAAAAATCAATTAATTAATGAACAAATTAAATATGAAAATGAAATTAATGCTACTAGTCAAGAAGCTGTTATTGATACTTTAGAAAATGATTCGAAAACCTTGAAAGAAAATTCAAGTGAATTAGAAAATAATAAAACACAGTTATTGGTGGATATTTTACAAACAAAAATTGAAGATAATGCTAATAAAATTAAGGAACTTGAAGAAATAATTGAAAAAGAAAATAATGTATCTGAGGAAATTAAATAA
- the ileS gene encoding isoleucine--tRNA ligase: MGNNKYKDTLLIGQTTFEMRAGLKDKEPLIEKFWEDKAIYKQRLKANENKELFMLHDGPPYANGDLHIGHALNKSLKDFIIRWKNSNGYNAPFIMGWDTHGLPIETAVTKTGVDRKNMEAAEFRKLCEKYALEQVKNQSQQFKRLGMFTDYDINYLTLRPDFEISELKLFAKMFNDGLIYKALKPIYWSPSSESALAESEIEYADIKSPTIFVACQITRGNQFVNINDNLLIWTTTPWTIPANQLIAVGEMMDYSLITSKSDKRKIVVASSLIKNVTETIGWENPEVLANFKGKDLVNVEYAHPLYETKISKVVLGHHVTDEAGTGLVHIASGFGEDDYLIAKNNNLEIFAPIDNQGKFTSEVMDENLVGKFYDDTNKEIVQRLDANQKLLKLKFVTHSYPHDWRTKKPVIYRATLQWFVGLNKAKEKILNHVDEIQTNPKWAKSRLYQVLDDRTDWTISRQRLWGVPILGFYDQDDNLVLNAEILDYTIRKIEELGTNSWFSEPADVFLPEKFKNKDFKKEKDILDVWFDSGTSAIALEERFPNLKRPFNVYLEGNDQYRGWFNASMINSVVYDDKSPYNNLISHGMTTDEKGRKMSKSLGNGINPIEFANDSGTDILRLWVASTDYTDDQKIGPEIIKQISESYRKIRNTMRFILANINDFDENKNYQEKLEEVDLYALNNLSEFKNKAIRAFDNYQFNQVYNLVINYVTNDLSAFYLDFIKDILYIESKDNKRRRQVQTVLFEQLWALLDILRPILVHTVEEAYQSTSDDNKNKSVHLLDLKDQDFVQSHEFVKRWETILKFKDDINKSLEEAKIAGVVTKGFEAKIDVQLKDEFKFISEIKNLEQIFIVGEINFVSKDSQFIEREMSFIKISTKQGLKCQRCWGIFSELIDQEICQRCNNIVNNK, translated from the coding sequence ATGGGGAATAACAAATACAAAGATACTTTATTAATTGGACAAACAACTTTTGAAATGAGAGCAGGATTAAAAGATAAAGAACCTTTAATTGAAAAGTTTTGAGAAGATAAAGCAATCTATAAACAACGATTAAAAGCAAATGAAAATAAAGAACTGTTCATGCTGCATGATGGTCCTCCTTATGCGAATGGTGATTTGCACATTGGACATGCTTTAAATAAATCTTTAAAAGATTTTATTATTCGTTGAAAAAATTCAAATGGCTATAATGCTCCTTTTATTATGGGATGAGATACTCACGGTTTACCTATTGAAACAGCAGTTACCAAAACAGGCGTTGATCGCAAAAATATGGAGGCCGCAGAATTCAGAAAATTATGTGAAAAATATGCTTTAGAACAAGTTAAAAATCAATCACAACAATTTAAGAGATTAGGAATGTTTACTGATTATGATATTAATTATTTAACTTTAAGACCTGATTTTGAAATTTCTGAATTAAAACTTTTTGCAAAAATGTTTAACGATGGATTGATATACAAAGCCTTGAAACCTATTTATTGGTCACCATCAAGTGAATCGGCATTAGCTGAATCAGAAATCGAATATGCTGATATTAAATCGCCAACAATTTTTGTTGCTTGCCAAATTACCAGAGGAAATCAATTTGTTAACATTAATGATAATTTATTAATTTGAACTACTACTCCTTGAACTATTCCTGCAAATCAATTAATCGCTGTTGGAGAAATGATGGATTACTCTTTGATTACTTCAAAAAGCGATAAACGTAAAATAGTTGTTGCTAGTTCATTGATTAAAAATGTAACTGAAACAATTGGTTGAGAAAACCCTGAAGTATTAGCAAATTTTAAAGGTAAGGATTTAGTTAATGTTGAATACGCTCATCCATTGTATGAAACAAAAATTTCTAAAGTAGTTTTAGGACATCACGTTACTGATGAAGCGGGAACAGGACTTGTCCATATTGCTTCTGGGTTTGGTGAAGATGATTATTTAATTGCCAAAAATAATAATTTAGAAATTTTTGCTCCAATTGATAATCAAGGTAAATTCACATCAGAAGTCATGGATGAAAATTTAGTTGGTAAATTTTATGACGATACCAACAAAGAAATTGTTCAAAGATTAGACGCAAATCAAAAATTATTAAAATTAAAATTTGTTACTCATTCCTATCCTCATGATTGAAGAACTAAAAAACCAGTTATTTATCGTGCAACTCTTCAATGATTTGTAGGTCTAAATAAAGCTAAAGAAAAAATTTTAAATCATGTTGATGAAATTCAAACTAATCCAAAGTGAGCAAAATCTAGATTATATCAAGTATTGGATGACCGTACTGATTGAACCATTTCTCGTCAAAGACTTTGAGGAGTACCAATATTAGGTTTTTATGATCAAGATGATAATTTAGTTTTAAATGCTGAAATTTTAGATTATACAATTAGAAAAATTGAAGAATTAGGAACAAATTCATGATTTAGTGAACCAGCTGATGTTTTTTTACCAGAAAAATTCAAAAATAAAGATTTCAAAAAAGAAAAAGATATTTTAGATGTTTGATTTGACTCTGGTACTTCAGCAATTGCTTTAGAAGAAAGATTCCCAAATTTAAAAAGACCATTTAACGTCTATTTAGAAGGAAATGATCAATATCGCGGTTGATTTAATGCCTCAATGATTAATTCAGTTGTTTACGATGATAAGTCACCTTACAACAATTTAATTTCTCACGGAATGACAACTGATGAAAAAGGGCGTAAAATGTCTAAATCTTTAGGCAATGGAATTAATCCAATTGAATTTGCAAATGATTCAGGAACTGATATTTTACGTTTGTGAGTTGCTTCTACAGATTACACTGATGACCAAAAAATAGGTCCTGAAATTATTAAGCAAATTTCTGAATCTTATCGAAAAATAAGAAATACAATGCGTTTCATTTTAGCTAACATAAATGATTTTGATGAAAACAAAAATTATCAAGAAAAATTAGAAGAAGTAGATTTATATGCTCTAAACAATTTATCTGAATTTAAAAACAAAGCCATTAGAGCTTTTGATAACTATCAATTTAATCAGGTTTACAATTTAGTAATTAATTATGTGACTAATGATTTATCTGCTTTTTATTTAGATTTTATTAAAGATATTTTATATATTGAATCTAAAGATAATAAACGTCGTAGACAAGTTCAAACAGTTCTATTCGAACAATTATGAGCATTGTTAGATATTTTAAGACCAATTTTAGTTCATACAGTTGAGGAAGCTTACCAATCAACGAGTGATGATAATAAAAATAAATCAGTGCACTTATTGGATTTAAAAGATCAAGATTTTGTTCAGTCTCACGAATTTGTAAAACGTTGAGAAACAATTTTAAAATTTAAAGACGACATTAATAAATCTTTAGAAGAAGCTAAAATAGCTGGAGTTGTTACGAAAGGTTTTGAAGCAAAAATTGATGTTCAACTAAAAGATGAATTTAAATTTATTAGTGAAATCAAAAATTTAGAACAAATTTTTATTGTCGGAGAAATTAATTTTGTATCAAAAGATTCGCAATTTATTGAACGTGAAATGTCATTTATAAAAATTTCTACAAAACAAGGTCTAAAATGTCAAAGATGCTGAGGAATATTTAGTGAATTAATTGACCAAGAAATATGCCAAAGATGTAATAATATAGTTAATAATAAATAG
- a CDS encoding signal peptidase II, with the protein MWLNFKEWIKSYDFKWKFKLKVILPIILILAIFDWVSKGVIAANMEQGEHKSFIDGFLGFIYTINPGSAYSINADKAWLAIILASVVTILLLVLLVFINEKKILIGIAFIFAGSFANLLGRAWAPVVVGGAFAGQAGGVVDFLHWEFGFLNSESYIFNLADTWVNIGIIIMLLAIAYDIIVYLITLFKKKPNSIDKTTDAVNSEVVLETEVKNNKLSNNKKSISKKSKIESKNKEK; encoded by the coding sequence ATGTGATTAAACTTTAAAGAATGAATAAAAAGTTATGATTTTAAGTGAAAGTTTAAATTAAAAGTTATTCTACCAATAATTTTGATATTGGCAATTTTTGATTGAGTTTCAAAAGGTGTTATTGCTGCAAATATGGAACAAGGCGAGCACAAAAGTTTTATTGATGGTTTTTTAGGATTCATATACACCATTAATCCGGGAAGTGCTTATAGTATCAATGCTGACAAAGCTTGATTGGCTATTATTCTTGCTTCAGTGGTCACAATTTTATTATTGGTGTTATTAGTTTTTATTAATGAAAAGAAAATTTTAATTGGAATAGCATTTATCTTTGCTGGATCTTTTGCCAATCTCTTAGGAAGGGCATGAGCTCCTGTTGTTGTTGGTGGTGCATTCGCAGGTCAAGCGGGAGGAGTTGTTGACTTCTTGCATTGAGAATTTGGGTTTCTAAATTCTGAAAGTTATATTTTTAATTTAGCTGATACATGAGTTAATATAGGAATTATCATTATGCTATTAGCGATTGCTTACGATATTATAGTTTATCTTATTACTTTATTTAAAAAGAAACCAAACAGCATTGATAAAACAACTGATGCTGTGAATTCAGAGGTTGTTTTAGAAACAGAAGTTAAAAATAATAAATTAAGCAACAATAAAAAATCGATTTCTAAAAAGTCTAAAATTGAATCTAAAAATAAGGAGAAATAA
- a CDS encoding RluA family pseudouridine synthase, with protein sequence MNEKSKFIAEKNSERLDKLLTELFKDNFDFSRSMIQKLIEQNLVTVNGEIAASQKMAIIVGDIIEVTIPEAKKTEITAEKIEFEIIYEDADILVINKPNDLVVHPGAGNRSGTLVNGLLDAIEDLSSIGGVERPGIVHRLDKQTTGLLIVAKNDKSHRVMSEMIANHEVYKEYIALVWGNIEPSKGIIDAPIGRHPNDRKKMVVTSKHSKSAKTNFEVIENFEYSNTALIKCNIETGRTHQIRVHFNFIKHPIVGDPTYGRINDKDTKFGQFLHASKLIFNHPITKERMEFEAPIPDEFNDKIKELRGK encoded by the coding sequence ATGAACGAAAAATCAAAATTTATTGCAGAAAAAAATTCTGAAAGATTAGACAAATTATTAACAGAATTATTTAAAGATAATTTTGATTTTTCACGTTCTATGATTCAAAAATTAATTGAGCAAAATTTAGTAACTGTAAATGGTGAAATTGCTGCATCACAAAAAATGGCAATTATTGTTGGTGATATTATTGAAGTAACCATTCCTGAAGCTAAAAAAACAGAAATAACTGCTGAAAAAATTGAATTTGAAATAATATATGAAGATGCTGATATTTTAGTTATTAATAAACCGAATGATTTAGTTGTACATCCAGGAGCTGGTAATCGTTCGGGAACTTTAGTTAACGGACTATTAGATGCGATTGAAGATTTATCTTCAATCGGTGGAGTCGAAAGACCAGGAATAGTTCATCGTTTAGATAAGCAAACAACAGGTTTGTTAATTGTTGCTAAAAACGATAAATCTCACCGTGTAATGAGTGAAATGATTGCAAATCATGAAGTTTACAAAGAATATATAGCTTTAGTGTGAGGAAATATTGAACCAAGTAAAGGAATCATCGATGCTCCGATAGGACGTCACCCTAATGATCGTAAAAAAATGGTTGTAACAAGCAAACATTCTAAATCTGCAAAAACAAATTTTGAAGTAATTGAAAATTTTGAATATAGCAACACAGCGTTGATTAAATGTAATATCGAAACCGGAAGAACACATCAAATTAGAGTTCACTTTAATTTTATAAAACATCCAATTGTTGGTGATCCAACTTACGGGAGAATTAACGACAAGGATACTAAGTTTGGGCAATTTTTACATGCTTCAAAATTAATTTTTAATCACCCGATTACAAAAGAAAGAATGGAGTTTGAAGCGCCAATTCCTGACGAATTTAATGATAAAATTAAAGAATTAAGAGGTAAATAA
- a CDS encoding deoxycytidylate deaminase: MDKRKNYLKWQEYFMAVAHVSAMRSKDPNTQVGAVVVNSINQIVSTGYNGFPRGVDDEEFPWSRTSEDWKKTKYPYVAHAELNAIVAARSDLTNCHLYVNLFPCNECAKIIIQAGISKVFYLEDKYASTDSVKASKKMFESAKVEYNQLPNIEIKIEVKTK; encoded by the coding sequence ATGGATAAAAGAAAAAATTATTTAAAATGACAAGAATACTTCATGGCTGTTGCTCATGTATCAGCAATGCGAAGTAAAGATCCTAATACACAAGTTGGAGCTGTTGTTGTAAATTCTATCAATCAAATTGTTTCAACAGGTTATAATGGTTTTCCTCGTGGAGTTGATGATGAAGAATTTCCATGATCAAGAACTAGTGAAGATTGAAAGAAAACCAAATATCCTTATGTTGCTCATGCAGAATTAAATGCGATTGTAGCTGCTAGAAGCGATTTAACTAACTGTCATTTATATGTAAATCTTTTTCCTTGCAATGAATGTGCAAAAATAATTATCCAAGCGGGAATTTCAAAAGTTTTTTATTTAGAAGATAAATACGCTTCAACAGATAGCGTCAAAGCTTCTAAAAAAATGTTTGAATCAGCAAAAGTTGAATACAATCAACTACCAAATATTGAAATTAAAATTGAAGTAAAAACTAAATAG
- a CDS encoding holo-ACP synthase: MRQELGIDIVKNSRIKINYNFLIKFLTKTELKMMENFTSKKRKKEFAAGRWAAKEAIFKVLKTTKKINLNEIELGYDNNKLLIKNKNLSNIVVSLSHEKKYSIAIASWIGD; this comes from the coding sequence ATGCGACAAGAATTAGGTATTGATATTGTTAAGAATTCTAGAATCAAAATAAATTATAATTTTCTTATTAAATTTTTAACAAAAACAGAATTAAAAATGATGGAAAATTTTACTTCCAAAAAGCGTAAAAAAGAATTTGCAGCTGGTAGATGAGCTGCTAAAGAAGCTATTTTTAAAGTTCTTAAAACCACCAAAAAAATAAATTTAAATGAAATAGAATTAGGTTACGATAATAATAAATTATTAATTAAAAACAAAAATTTAAGTAACATCGTTGTGTCTTTATCTCATGAAAAAAAGTATAGTATTGCAATTGCGAGTTGAATAGGAGATTAA
- the thyA gene encoding thymidylate synthase, with protein MKQYLDVLKNVLENGIKKQDRTGTGTISLFATQARYDLREGFPLVTTKKVFYKGIFHELLWFIAGDTNIKYLVDNKVNIWNEWPYEAFKKSADFNNESLAEFVEKIKTNIDFANKYGNLGPVYGKQWRNFNGVDQLEWIINEIKKNPFSRRLIVSAWNPTEIGQMALPPCHTMFQFYVTENKNGKNILNIQLYQRSADLFLGVPFNIASYALLLFLVAQECDLIAGEFVHTTGDTHIYLNHVEQAKLQLSRTPHKLPKIAVKNFTSIFDVKFEDIEIIDYEFDAPIKGEVAV; from the coding sequence ATGAAACAATATCTAGATGTATTAAAGAATGTGCTGGAAAACGGAATTAAAAAACAAGATAGAACTGGAACAGGAACTATTTCGTTATTCGCAACTCAAGCACGATATGATTTGCGTGAAGGTTTTCCGTTGGTTACAACTAAGAAGGTATTTTATAAAGGAATTTTTCATGAATTATTATGATTCATTGCAGGAGACACTAATATAAAATACCTTGTTGACAATAAAGTAAATATTTGAAATGAATGACCATATGAAGCATTTAAAAAATCTGCCGACTTTAACAATGAATCATTGGCTGAGTTTGTTGAAAAAATTAAAACTAACATAGATTTTGCTAACAAATATGGTAATTTAGGTCCTGTTTACGGAAAACAATGAAGAAATTTTAATGGAGTAGATCAATTAGAATGAATTATTAATGAGATTAAAAAAAATCCTTTTTCAAGACGCTTAATAGTTTCTGCATGAAATCCTACTGAAATTGGTCAAATGGCATTACCTCCATGCCATACAATGTTTCAATTTTATGTAACTGAAAATAAAAATGGTAAGAACATTTTAAATATTCAATTATATCAACGTAGTGCTGATTTATTTTTGGGAGTGCCTTTTAATATTGCGTCATACGCATTGTTATTATTTTTGGTTGCTCAAGAATGCGATTTAATAGCTGGAGAATTTGTTCACACAACCGGAGATACTCACATTTATTTAAATCATGTTGAACAAGCTAAATTGCAATTATCAAGAACTCCTCATAAATTACCAAAAATTGCAGTTAAAAATTTTACTTCAATTTTCGATGTAAAATTTGAAGATATTGAAATTATTGATTATGAATTTGATGCTCCAATTAAAGGTGAGGTGGCTGTTTAA
- a CDS encoding dihydrofolate reductase, producing the protein MIKMIWAQTQNGVIGAQGKLPWNIKEEMQHFIRTTKGQDVLMGSKTFDSMNKKPLPGRTNYVLTNSKEKYQDLNFENLIIISDITELVKKYTNNDQNNLFVIGGNVVYTLFFPFANEIIKTVVKNDYQGDTFISNFDYKNFKLESSEDYPEFIIEYWKRGY; encoded by the coding sequence ATGATTAAAATGATTTGAGCGCAAACTCAAAACGGAGTAATTGGAGCACAAGGAAAACTTCCTTGAAATATAAAAGAAGAAATGCAACATTTTATTCGTACCACTAAAGGCCAAGATGTGCTTATGGGTTCTAAAACTTTTGATTCAATGAATAAAAAGCCACTACCTGGAAGAACGAATTATGTATTAACTAATTCTAAAGAAAAATATCAAGATTTAAATTTTGAAAATTTAATCATCATTAGCGACATTACTGAATTGGTTAAGAAATATACTAATAATGATCAAAACAATTTGTTTGTCATCGGGGGAAATGTTGTTTATACACTTTTTTTTCCATTCGCAAATGAGATAATAAAAACAGTTGTAAAAAATGATTATCAAGGAGATACTTTTATATCTAATTTTGATTACAAAAATTTTAAATTAGAATCAAGTGAAGATTATCCAGAATTTATCATCGAATATTGAAAAAGAGGTTATTAA
- a CDS encoding lysophospholipid acyltransferase family protein has translation MEQKTKIKKVISEEKNITKEASNVVEEKLEMNEVVVKGKKNQKEEVEKFYLDPIKMIYMWPAVARIKSKAKKIIKKNRKVPGTYSEEYCYNWVKKVVNRLMYVSNIDIKVEGIENWLDKGVVLVPNHQSNIDPLVLLAINDFSLQQPLAFIAKKELWESKSMKNFVRLIDCVPLDRNNPRSALEAFKDAKELVVDYKRSLVIFPEGTRSGSQEVGKFHSASLKVAQMANAPVVPVSIINSYKATKENRDKNSKRLVIKVIFGKPIMGTKHISLKTEDLTKNVRKEVIANLQEWKNKEPSMELRKPKKEKKVAKKSKEKKSLKDLFKIVD, from the coding sequence ATGGAACAAAAGACAAAAATTAAAAAAGTTATTAGTGAAGAAAAAAACATTACAAAAGAAGCATCAAATGTAGTCGAAGAAAAATTAGAAATGAATGAAGTTGTGGTTAAAGGGAAGAAAAACCAAAAAGAAGAAGTTGAAAAATTTTATTTAGACCCAATTAAAATGATTTATATGTGACCAGCAGTGGCAAGAATTAAATCAAAAGCTAAAAAGATTATTAAGAAAAATCGTAAAGTGCCAGGGACTTATAGTGAAGAATATTGCTATAACTGAGTTAAAAAAGTAGTTAATAGATTAATGTATGTTTCAAACATCGATATTAAAGTAGAAGGAATTGAAAATTGACTAGATAAAGGAGTTGTTTTAGTTCCAAATCATCAATCAAATATTGACCCACTAGTATTATTAGCTATTAATGATTTTTCTCTACAACAACCTCTTGCTTTTATTGCTAAAAAAGAGTTATGAGAATCAAAAAGTATGAAGAATTTTGTAAGATTAATTGATTGTGTTCCTTTAGATAGAAATAATCCTCGCTCTGCTTTAGAAGCCTTTAAGGATGCAAAAGAATTAGTAGTTGATTACAAACGTAGTTTAGTGATTTTCCCAGAAGGAACAAGAAGCGGAAGTCAAGAAGTTGGTAAATTTCATTCAGCATCTTTAAAAGTAGCACAAATGGCAAATGCTCCAGTTGTACCTGTTTCAATCATTAACTCTTATAAAGCAACTAAAGAAAATAGAGATAAAAATTCTAAACGTTTAGTTATTAAAGTAATTTTCGGAAAACCAATTATGGGCACTAAACATATTTCTTTAAAAACAGAAGATCTAACAAAAAATGTTCGTAAAGAAGTCATTGCCAATTTACAAGAATGAAAAAACAAAGAGCCATCAATGGAATTAAGAAAACCTAAAAAAGAAAAAAAGGTTGCTAAAAAATCAAAAGAAAAAAAATCACTTAAAGATTTATTTAAAATTGTTGATTAA